One segment of Odontesthes bonariensis isolate fOdoBon6 chromosome 1, fOdoBon6.hap1, whole genome shotgun sequence DNA contains the following:
- the LOC142383412 gene encoding uncharacterized protein LOC142383412, producing the protein MKSLLLALQPGAGATQPGALVPPTASFGPEEDAFSIAASATMFQDYASDMLLGDEASRPSAAGSLSSARSPAGGSEEGSVGAAIRTALARLQLDVPQAQPASASAFFRRSSTPAELTVPPSEEYLRELQTFWRDPRAPARPTADARTLAAMQDASKFGLDRMPAVEPTIAALIVSPDEALRREARCPRPQCRVTDDLLLAARFGWRSPLSRRPAGEPSAVFRWNRGSCLAPRLWKPSSARSRLGRPDSSCLSFTEARRRLATLGAVQLPRSAAPTHGPGASLGPSTHAHSLLSGRHSPFGRLSDCPLGNLRSHILPVVPLEPLEVGGPDAEATGPTVGLFSQQQLSYWAASTRDPWVLSTLTHGYKLQFRRRPPTHGRVRMTVIRDPAKARALAQGLFVLLGKGAIEPVDPLLHPGGFYSTYFLVAKKDGGFRPILDLRNLSRFLKVLRFHMLTTAEVLRTVSRGEWFTSIDLEDAYFHVPVAPHHRQFLRFAFQGRHFQFRVLPFGLSLSPRVFTRCVTAALSHLQSRGMKILPYLDDWLVCAPSQSQVALDTTCLLSHVARLGLRVNSTKSGLVPSQSTVFLGVTLDAVTMMACPSPRRVSDILRHLLPFREGRRFHYMEFLRVLGKLTAAAAVVPLGLLSLRPLQRWLHSFHLDARRHRHRRLAVSHRCLLALAPWRKRSFLLQGMPMGSIASRREAVTTDASLSGWGAVWQNRTAQGLWPARDRSQHINALELRAVHRALQAFLPFLRGRHVLVRSDNVSAVSHINHQGGTRSALLLQASRDLLLWAAPRLASLKAMYLPGERNQTADLLSRGKPPPGDWQLHPEVVLNIWATFGRANVDLFASEESTHCPLWFSLTEESSPLGQDALAHDWPEVLLYAFPPIPLIAPTLQRVLQQGHRLLLVAPFWPGRTWFPLLHRLCSGSPWRLPDRRDLLSQWQGQIWHPDPSRLQLWVWPLQGPTRC; encoded by the exons atgaagtccctcctcctggcTCTCCAGCCTGGGGCTGGAGCAACCCAGCCGGGTGCCCTTGTTCCTCCAACGGCCTCCTTCGGTCCGGAGGAGGATGCGTTTTCCATAGCAGCTTCAGCTACTATGTTTCAGGACTACGCTTCGGACATGCTCCTGGGAGACGAAGCCTCCCGTCCCTCTGCAGCGGGCTCCCTTTCTTCAGCCCGTAGCCCGGCGGGTGGCAGTGAGGAAGGCTCTGTGGGAGCCGCCATTCGTACGGCTCTAGCCAGGCTGCAGCTGGACGTGCCGCAGGCTCAGCCAGCTTCggccagtgcctttttcaggcgcTCCTCAACCCCCGCTGAACTAACTGTACCTCCATCAGAGGAGTATCTGAGGGAATTACAGACGTTCTGGAGGGACCCTAGGGCCCCTGCCCGTCCGACAGCCGATGCTCGGaccctggcagccatgcaggacgCATCCAAGTTCGGCCTGGACCGCATGCCAGCGGTTGAGCCCACTATAGCCGCCCTGATCGTGTCACCCGATGAGGCTCTGAGACGGGAGGCGAGGTGTCCTCGCCCCCAGTGCCGGGTAACGGATGACTTGCT GCTCGCCGCCAGGTTTGGTTGGCGCAGTCCCCTCTCTCGGAGGCCTGCAGGAGAGCCCTCCGCAGTGTTCCGGTGGAACCGGGGGAGCTGTTTGGCTCCGCGGCTCTGGAAGCCCTCGAGCGCACGGTCCAGGCTGGGAAGACccgacagcagctgtctgagcttcacagaagCGCGCCGCCGCCTGGCGACCCTAGGGGCCGTCCAGCTGCCTCGCAGCGCGGCACCCACTCACGGGCCAGGGGCCTCCCTCGGCCCCAGTACTCAcgcccacagcctgctcagcggcAGGCACAGTCCTTTCGGGCGCCTGAGCGACTGCCCCCTGGGCAACCTCAGGTCTCACATACTACCCGTCGTGCCCCTGGAGCCCCTAGAGGTCGGGGGGCCCGACGCTGAGGCCACGGGGCCGACCGTCGGCcttttttcccagcagcagctcagctactgGGCTGCTTCCACCAGGGACCCGTGGGTTCTTTCCACCTTGACCCACGGGTACAAACTTCAGTTCCGACGTCGGCCCCCGACCCATGGCCGAGTCAGGATGACTGTCATCCGCGACCCGGCGAAAGCCCGAGCCCTCGCCCAGGGGCTGTTCGTCCTCCTGGGCAAGGGTGCCATCGAACCGGTAGACCCCCTGTTGCACCCCGGGGGGTTCTACTCGACTTACTTTCTggtagcaaagaaagatggcggatttcgacctatcctcgacctcaggaacctcagcaggttcctgaaggtcttgaggttccatatgttgaccactgcagaggttctgcgtacggtctccagaggggagtggtttacctccatagacctggaggatgcctactttcacgttcctgtggcgccacaccatcggcagtttctgcgattcgcctttcaggggcgtcatttccagttcagggtgctcccgtttggtctctccctctccccacggGTGTTCACCAGATGTGTGACGGCAGCCCTCTCGCACCTACAGTCGCGGGGCATGAAGATCTTGCCATATCTGGACGACTGGCTCGTCTGTGCGCCATCCCAGTCTCAGGTGGCCCTCGACACGACGTGTCTTCTTTCCCATGTGGCCCGTTTGGGCCTCAGGGTGAATTCTACAAAGAGTGGCCTGGTCCCATCACAGAGCACAGTTTTTCTTGGGGTGACCCTCGATGCGGTCACCATGATGGCCTGCCCGTCGCCACGGCGGGTGAGCGACATCCTCCGCCACCTCCTCCCGTTTCGGGAAGGCAGGCGGTTCCACTACATGGAGTTCTTACGCGTCCtggggaaactgacagctgcggcTGCTGTGGTCCCCTTAGGATTGCTGTCGCTGCGTCCCCTCCAGAGGTGGTTGCACAGCTTTCACCTGGACGCCAGGAGACACCGGCACAGGAGGCTTGCGGTGTCACACCGTTGCCTTCTTGCTCTGGCCCCGTGGAGGAAGCGttcgtttctcctccagggcaTGCCCATGGGCTCCATTGCATCCCGTCGCGAGGCAGTCACGACGGACGCCTCCCTCTCGGGGTGGGGCGCCGTGTGGCAGAACCGGACGGCTCAGGGGCTGTGGCCGGCGCGGGACCGCTCACAGCACATCAACGCACTAGAGCTGCGGGCTGTACACAGAGCGTTGcaggctttcctccctttcttgaggggccgacatgtactcgtgcggtcggacaatgtttcggccgtctcccacataaaccaccaaggtggcaccaggtctgcactgctactgcaggcatcccgggacctcctgctgtgggcagcaccacgcttagccagcctaaaggcaatgtatttgcccggggaacgcaaccagacggcggacttgctctcccgtggcaagcctccgccgggggattggcagctccatccggaggtggtgctcaatatctgggccaccttcggcagagcaaacgtggacctctttgcctcagaagagtcgacccattgccccctctggttctccctgacagaggagagcagtcccctgggacaggatgctctggcccacgactggccagaggttctcctctatgctttcccgccgatccctctgatagcccctacgctacagagggtcctccagcagggccacaggctgctgttggtagcccccttttggccagggaggacgtggtttccactgctgcacaggctctgcagcggttccccatggcgcctccccgacaggagggatctcctgtctcagtggcagggtcagatctggcatcccgacccgtcccgcctgcagctgtgggtctggccactgcagggcccgacccgatgctga